A stretch of DNA from Besnoitia besnoiti strain Bb-Ger1 chromosome II, whole genome shotgun sequence:
TGATGGCAGTTGTTGTGGCATCTATCTTGGTTTTTAAACTCGCGGACCGAATTTTCGGGAAAGCGAAGGACGAAGGCAAGCCTGCGCAGAAGCCCGCCAAACGCCGTCGTCGAAGGCAAGTGTCGTCTCCAGTTTTCAGGGCAAGACCCGGCAACGAGCAAGCGCTGTTTTATGCACCACGTAGGAACATATTTGGTGGTGACGCTGCAGCTTTAGAAGACACGCTAGCCCAACAAGAACCGCTGCCTGTCTTCGGAGGAGCTAGTCCAGAATCTCAAGCAAGTAGCGGCCTGCCTACCGAAAACGGAAACGGCATGCGATCCTTTTAAAGGTGGCGGTAGAGTTTTCCGAAGGTGTGGGCAGTCGAGCCGCTCCATGATCTCCAAAGTGCAGAACATTGTCGTGCGGGAAGCAGGCGGGGAACACACTCGCATACATTTCACGCGTGCCCTAAGTATGTTGTCCGACGCTTCAGCTTTCGAGGGACAAAGGAACGTGCGAGTGGACCTGAATTTTGTCTCCATGTCACGTGCGACGGAGGAGTTGCGTCAGCATTTTTGTTTCTTGCGCTTTAATTCCGCGATAcagaggaggctgcgggTGCTTCCTTTTGCTGACTGGAGTGAAGGTGTGTTTGTTACTCGTCGGGAGTGAACCAACATCGATGTCGTTTTCACGTCGAGGCGTTTAAGCGTCATTGATGCGCGCATTTCGTGCAAGTAGACCGTCGCAGAGTgagacgcgacgccgcacaTGCGCCGTTACTCCTTCGGTGTCGCGAGGTTGCGAAGCCTTCAGTCGGACAGTTCGTTGTTGCTTGAATCACTTCCTTTGGTGCATGCAGAACCGTGCATAATATTCCATGCGTTGGCGAATCTGTAAAGATCATGGCAGTTGTGCACATTGCTGCTGCCGGAAGAGCATGCTGTGTGTTTTCGCCGCACACCGCACGTAGGCCGCACTAGTCTTCGATCTGCACGACCAGAAGTGGAGAGGGCGGGGTGCGGGCGAGGATTCTTCTTGAAGAAAGTGCTCGTCCCCCCCAGGAATGCGGGTTCGGTTGCTGCCGTGGGCGGCCAGACACACGCCGAAAAAAATATTCTGAAGCGTCCGCGATAGCGGTCGCCGACCGAGCTCTGCGTTTGTTCTGGACCGAGCGAACATCAATACGCGTCTTTCCGGCGCCGCCATGTTCTGTCCAGAGATCGGCAGCAGTGTGAAGCAATGTAGTTTCGTTTCATGCTGAGAACGGAGAGTGGTGTCGTCGACGTCGACGTGCTGCATTATTGGTGTGTCGCACGAGATTCTTGTGGTGAAGGTCGCAGTGCATGGGACCGGAAGCGTCACGCCGAGTTCTAGTCGTCCAGAAAGCAGCGCACAAGTCTTACGGGACCTCTAGTAAGGTCACGCAGGCAGGGGGGGCATGCGCACCTGTGTCTAATCCAGTCACTGGCCGCAGACTGTAGCATGCGTAGTTTACTCCAGAAATCCGCTAAAGCAGCGCTCACGAGAAATTAACCAGTGGCGCGAGTGTGTGGTGTCTTAGTGTGGCACAGATTAACCCGCACGTACCGAATAGGGGTCTTTAGAAGCAGTTGTAGGTGCACACGTTTACGGTTATTCAGCCGCGTACGAGCAAAACTCGTGAATTGTGGACAGCAGACTGCCACGAAAGCTATGAAGAGCTGCGTCTGGTTGCACGCGGAAACAGAGTATCTGAAGCTGGACTAAGTGTAGCATCCGTGAGACCTGGTCACCACTGAGGCATGCAGCAGGCTCGGACGACAAGAATCATGCGTGGTCAAGAGGGGATGGCTGCTCCAGATGCCGAACTGCACATATGAGCGGTGGTGCCCACCCTACCGCATGTAACTCTCGCTCGGTCACCGAATGTAGCAGCAAGCAAGGTTCTCGGGGTAGTTTCGCGGGAGTCGATGTCCTTCCAGAGAGTGTCCTAAGCTTGACGGCTACCTGTGTCTGTCCCGCGACCACTGTCCTTGGCGGACTCTGAGAGTCTGTTCACAAAGGTCACTGTTGGCGGGCGCTACTCCGTTGTTGCAGTTCTAGCCGTGTGGCCTTCCCCGTATGCCTCACTCTGCGGAAGAGCCGTCTACCATTCGAGTTTGTCTTCTTCGAGCTCTTTTGGAATCGAAAGCACCCACTCCTTCTATTTTACACTTAGGAATGTGACTGTTCTTCGCGGGTGTCAGGAGCTTGCAGGTGAAAGAGGCGCAAATCCGCGTATGTCTTGAGCAGTCCCGCGGCGGCTCATCCATCTGCATGCGTTTGCGCTGTTCGTCGGGCGTCACACGCTTAACGTTTCCTTgtcttccgcttccgcgAACCACTTTCCCCACGTGTGTCTTCAGATATATTCACTGTTTGCTGTGTACGAGTTTGATATCCATTTTTGTTCTCTGGCACAGCACATTCTTCACTGTCTTCCGTTGTTCCGTACTGACCCCAGGCTTTTGATTGTCTCATCGGATTGCGTTGGCCCCAGAACGGAGTCCATcgttcgtctctctcctccatCCGGCCTCATCTTCCAGACTTTGTGACTCTACAGAAAGGACGCGCAAGCGACAAACGGTTTTCGAGCCGACTGCAGAAACGTTGGTGGAGGGATATGCGTGGAGTTTCCGGCTGCGGATGTCGACTCTGGGTACACACCGACCTGCGCTCGCCACCTCGCCGTGGGGCATTCTTCCTCGTACGTCCCACCTTGTCTGCCAAGTTTATATTCTTCGTCTTGTAGCGACCTGCGGTGAGCACGTTGCTTTTTGCCAGCGGCGTAGTTGTTAAGGGACATGAAGGAACGAAGGAACGCGGACGTAGCGAGTGAACGAACGACTGTCTAGTTGCGAACCACGCACGTCGGTTTTCCACTCTTCCTTTTCTACGCTGTAGGAGTTGCATTGAATAGCTGCGTTTTAGTCGTCTCTGTGTGGCGCTCTGGTCACTGTTGCCGCACAGAACAGAAAAAGCGGAGCCGGGTCTCCCTTTTTGACTGCACACGTGCCCTCCGCAGTGGCTACGCCATTCCACAGAGCTGGAATCAGGACAGACAACGCGACCCTGTTCCACTCTTTGCAAGTCTGCTGAGGCCTAGTGCGTTTCCCGCAGGTCTGTTTTGTGGTCGGGAGTGTCTATTGTGTATTCCTTCGTTTTTTGCCTTTCGCTTCCACTGCGGGTTCGATCTCGTGGGAGGGAAACCCCTGCGATCTCTCGACTTTTTTTCCAGCGCGGTCGGCGTATGCATGCGGACGCCGTTTTCTGCCAAGAGTCCGCGTTTCTACGGAAGGTGACGCTGTTTTCCTGACGGTGTCCCCGTTCGTTCCATCTTGCACTTCCTTCCGCACTGACAAGTATTTCTCTCCAACCGGATCTGCGCGTATTCGGGTGCGTCTTCCGTGAAGCCTCCCAgccctcgctgcgcggcgtaCATCCACCGCTCGGTTTTTCTGCCGAGCCGAGCAATTTGTTTTCGAAGGCGGGCCTTCGGCGGTGTGGCGCACGTCTCCGTGAGCGGGGTCCTttcgcttcgctgcgcctATTTGGTGTGTTCCTCCTcaccgcgggcgcgaagaTGGACTCGTACTTGAATCGCGGAAATGCAGTTCTCTGCACAGTCTTGGCGTGCCTGGCCATTGCGGCGCTGGGGAACCACTTCTCGACGCATCTCCTGCAGGCGGAGCCCACTGGAGAGGTCTCGATTGCGGACGTCTACGAGTTTGGATTCAATCAGGCATTGCAGGTAAACTCACGAGAGAGCGCACCAGAGGAGCGCGAcacgcggggcggcgcgccgagtgCGAGGATCGAGCCGTCGGATGATCGGCGACGCTGCTTTATCAAGCGCTGGACTCGCGGGCAGCTTTTTCCGACTTGGCTgcatgcagcagacgcgctgcgcagTGCGAAGCGGAACGCGGTAGTGGAGGAGCCGCGGTGGCACGCCAGCGCAATTCGAGTATCCTTGCGGCAGGCTTCCCAGGGGCGACTGTGTAGTAAAAACGTTCTGATTCAGCCGCGActtccccccctctctcttcaAGGCTTTGGGAACCGGAGGACATGGTTTTCCAGTGCAAGTCTGCCGCGGTGCcaggcgccctgcgcctcgccttcgtagAGCCGTTCGTGGCAGCATCGCGGTGTGCGCGTTTGTCTGACAGCGAGTTCGTTCAGCGGAAACACCCCATAAAGCTTCCATTAATCGTTGAATTGAATGCATATTCGTGAACGCCGTGGGACGtgcgtcgcgcccgcgagtGCTGAAGAGAAAGAGCGTACCCGCTCAGCGGAGCGCAGAATAGTGGGCTGCAGCTGTCGTTACTCGCGAGGGGTTAAGAGGCTTCAGGGGCACTGGAGGTCTCGGAATCGTCGAGAAAACTGGTGACTTGTGCCTCTGCTGGTGTGAGCAGTCTCTGCTGAGAGCTGGGTTTTTTCGTTTGTCTACAGGGTGAGCAAGCTCAGGTGTCGTTGAACATCAACGCAGACTTGACGAGCTGTTTCAACTGGAATACCAAGCAGCTGTTTGTCTACGTCGTCGTCCGCTACGAGACGCCGAAGCACTCGCGCAACGAAGTCATTATTTGGGATCGCATCGTCACCGACCCCGAGGACGCGATTCTCGAGTTTGAGGGCGTCATGAACAGCTACCCTCTGCGCGATCacgggcgcggcctccgcaacCGGACTGTAACTGTCTCTCTCGAGTATGCGTACCACCCCATCGTCGGCTCGATCCGAAGCAGCCACGTCACCTCTTCGACGTACACATTGCCGTCCTCGTACTTCCGGTACAACCCAGGGAAGAatggcgaaggccgcgcggcgccggctgcgtgAAAATAGGTAACTCAACTTGCGCGTGGTGCCtggaagcggaggcgccgcggtaCGAGTTTGGGTCTTTGCAGTTCCGTGTATGACGCATGCATagagtgcatgcgcaggcagcagagggcTTTGCTGCGGATACGAATCCGTCAcgcaggggggcgggggggaggcgggggggaaGATGCATGTGAAGATTGGAGAATGCTAATCTTACCTCGCAGTGAAGTGTGTGCGATGAGTAACTCTCAAGAAGGGTGCAAACTGGAAGTGAACCAACACGCTTCAGGCATTGACGGCGTCAGGGAAAAACTCAGTGTGCTTTGTTCTGGATATACGCATCTTGTGTCTCGCCGCTAGCGCGCTAGGCGCCGCTCCGCTGCGCCAGTCGCTTTTCCGCAGCTTAGGCGACAGCTCTGGCTGAGGCGTCCACCTTTTGTGAAGCAGTCCTGAAACGCTGACGTCAGTACGTCGCGAAACGTTTAGCACACACTGAGAGTTGATCGGCGTTCCGCCATCTCAGTAGTTAAGAGGGACCAAGTCTCCTGTGGAACACGCAGCTTCGCATGCCTGCCTTGGTGCGGCCGAGTGTAGAAGACAGCTCGCTACAGGGAGGCGATACGCCAGATGCAGAGACTTGCCGGTTGTCGCAAAAGGGCCACGGGTGCTGCAGTCTGCGTGGCAGTGCGTGTGGTGTTCTTCGTGGAAGCGTCTGCGACTCGATACAGTGTTCGGCTAATATTAGTGACAGTTATTGGCCGTCCGGTATGCTCCCCTCGCTTCGTTGCGCCAGCAGTTGTTGCAAAGAAGAGTGGCACTCGTTCGCATCGCCTGCACCCTCTGGGCTTCTAGTGAAATGCTGTAGAAGGGTTTCGACGACAAAATTTGCGACAGTCCGTAGTCGGCAGCCCAGTGGCAtggctccgcgcgcgacgcggcacGGTCTCTacgtctcgcctcctccatAGCGTGTTTTACAAACTGCCAAGCGATGGCGCTTCTCGAAGAGTCAACTCGGTTTCTCATCTTCACTTTGTGACTGGACCACTGGTGGTCCTGTTGGTGGGGAGCGAGACGCACCATCTCCCACCAGtgagcagcagagaagacCGAGGAGTGGGAGACGGTTCGTGCCTGGACCAGAAAGCCTGCGCAACTCTAAGGACGGTCGCGCACAGTGAAGGCCCATAGTTTGGTGGCTTCGCGGTAGGCGTCTGCCTTCACTAGCGTGTTTCGGTGCATCCGGAGGGGCGGCTTGTCGTGTCTCAGTCTGGAATGCGTGAGACTCGCAAGCGCTGCCACGGTGTCACTGAGGTTTGAGCTCGAATGCCAGCAGCGGGGTTTAGCAGAGGGCAGCGGGGTCCACGGCAGCCGCCCATCCCAGGCCCACCGCCAACTTCAGCGTGTGACGCTCAAACAAGTGGACTTATTAGCGAGGTGCAGTTGCACCGGGGGCACGAGGAGGCTCGGGAGTATTGCACACCAGGAGAAGCAGCCTGATTTGCTCGAACttcgagagcgacgacggcatGACACAGTTCATCAGACACTGCTTGAAGATAGACAAATAGGgccagaagaggagactgAAGCCGTACGGACTG
This window harbors:
- a CDS encoding signal peptidase subunit protein (encoded by transcript BESB_040840) produces the protein MDSYLNRGNAVLCTVLACLAIAALGNHFSTHLLQAEPTGEVSIADVYEFGFNQALQGEQAQVSLNINADLTSCFNWNTKQLFVYVVVRYETPKHSRNEVIIWDRIVTDPEDAILEFEGVMNSYPLRDHGRGLRNRTVTVSLEYAYHPIVGSIRSSHVTSSTYTLPSSYFRYNPGKNGEGRAAPAA